The Polaribacter tangerinus genome has a segment encoding these proteins:
- a CDS encoding DUF4290 domain-containing protein has translation MTFDLEYNSERPLMIIPEYGRHIQKLVDHCLEIESKEERDKMARAIVDVMGNLQPHLRDVPDFKHKLWDQLYIMADFKLEVDSPYPKPSKEELQEKPESLAYPKSASRYRYYGNNIQTMIDIALSWEDGEKKEALIFTIANHMKKCYLNWNKDTVDDVVIFKHLYDLSDGKIDIRETDETLSDSKNLLRKRNSQGQNTSKNSNHKKSHHNNQNKNRKR, from the coding sequence ATGACATTCGATTTAGAATACAATTCAGAAAGACCGTTAATGATAATACCAGAATACGGCAGACACATACAAAAGCTAGTAGACCATTGTTTAGAGATTGAAAGCAAAGAAGAGAGAGATAAAATGGCAAGAGCAATCGTAGATGTTATGGGAAACTTACAACCTCACTTAAGAGATGTTCCAGATTTTAAACATAAACTATGGGATCAGCTCTACATTATGGCAGATTTTAAATTAGAAGTAGATTCTCCATATCCAAAACCATCAAAAGAAGAACTACAAGAAAAGCCAGAATCTTTGGCGTACCCAAAATCTGCATCAAGATATCGTTACTATGGTAACAATATTCAAACAATGATAGATATAGCATTAAGTTGGGAAGATGGAGAAAAAAAAGAGGCCTTAATTTTTACCATAGCAAATCACATGAAAAAGTGCTATTTGAATTGGAATAAAGACACGGTAGATGATGTAGTTATTTTTAAGCATTTATACGACTTATCTGATGGCAAAATTGATATTAGAGAGACAGATGAAACGTTGTCTGATAGCAAGAATTTATTAAGAAAAAGAAACTCTCAGGGGCAGAATACTTCTAAAAACTCTAATCATAAGAAATCACATCACAACAATCAAAATAAAAACAGAAAACGATAA